The region CCATGGAGCTCGTCCGTGGCGGGGAGCTCTTCTCCAAGATCGCCAAAGGCAGGCTGAAAGAGGACGTGGCCAGAGTTTACTTCCAGCAGCTCATCTCCGCCGTCGATTTCTGCCACAGCCGCGGCGTCTACCACCGTGATCTCAAGCCCGAAAATCTCCTCCTAGACGAAGAGGGCAATCTTAAAGTCACCGACTTCGGGCTCAGCGCGTTCACGGAGCACTTGAAGCAGGATGGGCTCTTGCACACCACTTGTGGCACGCCGGCGTATGTGGCTCCTGAAGTTATcggtaaaaaaggctacgacgGCGCCAAAGCCGACCTCTGGTCTTGCGGCGTCATTCTCTACGTCCTCCTCGCCGGGTTTCTACCATTCCAGGACGATAACATCGTCGCCATGTACAGGAAGATTTACCGCGGAGACTTCAAGTGCCCGCCTTGGTTCTCCTCCGAAGCGCGCAGGCTCATCACGAAGCTGctcgacccgaacccgacaaCCCGAGTCACCATCTCCAAGATCATGGACTCTTCCTGGTTCAAGAAGTCCGTCCCCAAGAGcgcgagacccaacaacgaggCGGAACTCGAGGACGCCGTTTTGGAGAAATATTCAAGCAAGAAGTCGGAGACTTTGAACGCGTTCCACATCATATCGTTGTCCGAAGGGTTCGACCTGTCGCCACTGTTCGAGGAG is a window of Alnus glutinosa chromosome 4, dhAlnGlut1.1, whole genome shotgun sequence DNA encoding:
- the LOC133867192 gene encoding CBL-interacting serine/threonine-protein kinase 6 translates to MGEKGRDGNSTLLHGKYELGRLLGHGTFAKVYHARHLQTGKSVAMKVVGKEKVIKVGMMEQIKREISVMKMVKHPNIVDLHEVMASKSKIYFAMELVRGGELFSKIAKGRLKEDVARVYFQQLISAVDFCHSRGVYHRDLKPENLLLDEEGNLKVTDFGLSAFTEHLKQDGLLHTTCGTPAYVAPEVIGKKGYDGAKADLWSCGVILYVLLAGFLPFQDDNIVAMYRKIYRGDFKCPPWFSSEARRLITKLLDPNPTTRVTISKIMDSSWFKKSVPKSARPNNEAELEDAVLEKYSSKKSETLNAFHIISLSEGFDLSPLFEEKKREEKEELRFATTRPASSVISRLEEVAAKAGNFSVKKSESRVRLQGHESGRKGKLAIAAEIFAVTPTFLVVEVKKDNGDTLEYNNFCNKELRPGLKDILWTSLAENPALG